One stretch of Cedecea neteri DNA includes these proteins:
- a CDS encoding SmdA family multidrug ABC transporter permease/ATP-binding protein codes for MRLFAQLSWYFTREWRRYLGAVALLIIIAILQLVPPKVVGVIVDGVTQQRLSAQQVLMWIGVMLVIAVVVYLVRYVWRVLLFGASYQLAVELRENYYRQLSRHHPEFYLRHRTGDLMARATNDVDRVVFAAGEGVLTLVDSLVMGLAVLIVMSTQISWQLTLLALLPMPIMAVVIKRDGARLHDRFKVAQAAFSALNDRTQESMTSIRMIKAFGLEDRQSALFASEAQDAGAKNMRVARIDARFDPTIYVAIGAANLLAIGGGSWMVIDGTLTLGQLTSFVMYLGLMIWPMLALAWMFNIVERGSAAYSRIRAMLEEEPGVVDGDKTLPEGRAELVASIREFRYPQAAQPTLQNVNFTLKPGEMLGLCGPTGSGKSTILSLIQRHFDVQEGDIRYHDLPLTALKIDGWRSRLAIVNQTPFLFSDTVASNIALGKPNATQQEIEHVARLASVHEDILRLPQGYDTEVGERGVMLSGGQKQRISIARALLLDAEILILDDALSAVDGRTEHQILHNLRQWGEHRTVIISAHRLSALTEASEILVMQHGHIAQRGSHEGLASQPGWYRDMYRYQQLEAALDEAPEQEDVRESADES; via the coding sequence GTGCGATTATTTGCTCAATTAAGCTGGTACTTCACCCGCGAGTGGCGACGCTATCTCGGCGCGGTGGCATTGCTTATTATCATCGCTATTCTGCAGCTTGTGCCGCCAAAAGTGGTGGGCGTGATTGTGGATGGCGTCACGCAGCAGCGTCTCTCCGCTCAGCAGGTGCTGATGTGGATCGGCGTGATGCTGGTTATTGCCGTGGTGGTTTATCTGGTGCGCTACGTCTGGCGCGTTCTGCTGTTCGGGGCGTCTTATCAGCTTGCGGTCGAGCTGCGGGAAAACTATTACCGCCAGCTAAGCCGGCACCATCCTGAATTCTATCTCCGTCACCGTACCGGCGACCTGATGGCGCGCGCCACTAACGATGTGGATCGCGTGGTGTTTGCCGCCGGGGAAGGCGTGCTGACGCTGGTGGACTCGCTGGTCATGGGCCTGGCGGTACTTATCGTCATGTCGACCCAAATCAGCTGGCAGCTGACCCTGCTGGCGCTGCTGCCGATGCCGATTATGGCGGTCGTCATTAAGCGTGACGGCGCGCGACTGCATGACAGGTTCAAGGTCGCCCAGGCGGCGTTTTCCGCCCTGAACGATCGCACGCAGGAAAGCATGACCAGCATCCGCATGATCAAAGCTTTTGGCCTGGAGGATCGTCAGTCGGCGCTGTTTGCCTCCGAGGCGCAGGACGCCGGGGCGAAAAACATGCGTGTGGCACGTATTGATGCGCGTTTTGATCCCACGATTTATGTCGCAATCGGTGCCGCAAACCTGCTGGCCATCGGCGGCGGAAGCTGGATGGTTATCGACGGCACGCTTACCCTCGGGCAGCTCACCAGCTTTGTCATGTACCTTGGGCTGATGATCTGGCCGATGCTGGCCCTGGCATGGATGTTTAATATCGTCGAGCGTGGGAGCGCGGCCTACAGCCGTATTCGCGCCATGCTGGAAGAAGAGCCGGGCGTGGTTGACGGCGATAAAACGCTGCCGGAAGGGCGCGCTGAACTGGTAGCCTCGATTCGCGAGTTCCGCTATCCGCAGGCCGCTCAGCCCACGCTGCAGAACGTTAACTTCACCCTTAAGCCTGGGGAAATGCTCGGCCTGTGCGGGCCAACGGGCTCGGGGAAAAGCACCATTCTTTCCCTGATTCAGCGTCATTTTGACGTTCAGGAAGGGGATATTCGTTACCATGACCTTCCGCTCACGGCGTTGAAAATTGACGGCTGGCGCAGCCGCCTGGCTATCGTCAACCAGACGCCGTTCCTGTTCTCCGACACCGTTGCCAGCAACATTGCGCTGGGTAAGCCGAACGCCACCCAGCAGGAGATTGAGCATGTCGCCCGTCTGGCAAGCGTCCATGAAGACATTCTGCGGTTGCCTCAGGGTTATGATACCGAAGTGGGCGAGCGCGGCGTGATGCTTTCCGGTGGGCAAAAGCAGCGAATTTCCATCGCGCGCGCTCTGCTGCTGGATGCCGAGATCCTGATTCTGGACGACGCACTCTCTGCCGTTGATGGCCGTACCGAGCACCAGATTTTGCACAACCTGCGCCAGTGGGGCGAACACCGCACGGTCATTATTAGCGCCCATCGCCTGTCGGCCTTAACGGAAGCCAGCGAAATTCTGGTCATGCAGCACGGGCATATCGCCCAGCGCGGCAGCCACGAAGGCCTGGCGTCTCAGCCCGGCTGGTACCGTGATATGTACCGTTATCAGCAGCTGGAGGCCGCGCTGGACGAGGCGCCGGAGCAGGAAGACGTCAGGGAGAGCGCCGATGAGTCGTAA
- a CDS encoding Lrp/AsnC family transcriptional regulator produces the protein MIDKIDRKLLSMLQQDCTLSLQALADAVNLTTTPCWKRLKRLEDEGYIRGKVALLDPEKLGLGLTAFVLIKTQQHSSEWYCKFVSVVEAMPEILGFWRLAGEYDYLIRVQVADMKRYDDFYKRLVNGIPGLSDVTSSFAMEQIKYTTALPLTL, from the coding sequence GTGATAGATAAAATTGACCGTAAGCTGCTCTCGATGCTGCAGCAGGACTGTACCCTGTCTTTGCAGGCGCTGGCGGATGCCGTTAATCTGACCACCACGCCGTGCTGGAAACGATTAAAACGCCTGGAAGATGAAGGCTATATTCGTGGCAAAGTCGCGCTGCTGGACCCGGAAAAACTCGGCCTTGGCCTCACGGCGTTTGTGCTGATTAAAACCCAGCAGCACAGCAGCGAGTGGTACTGCAAGTTTGTCTCGGTGGTGGAAGCCATGCCCGAGATATTAGGCTTCTGGCGTCTGGCAGGTGAGTACGACTACCTGATTCGGGTGCAGGTGGCAGACATGAAGCGTTACGACGATTTTTACAAGCGGCTGGTCAATGGCATTCCGGGATTAAGCGATGTCACTTCGAGTTTTGCCATGGAACAGATAAAATACACCACAGCATTACCTCTAACGTTATGA
- a CDS encoding PLP-dependent cysteine synthase family protein, producing the protein MTSTWVTNAISEINADYQRSADTHLIRLALPGFPGIQLYLKDESTHPTGSLKHRLARSLFLYGLCNGWIKEGTTIIEASSGSTAVSEAYFARLLGLPFIAVMPASTAKRKIEQIEFYGGRCHFVDSACEIYAASEMLARELNGHYMDQFTYAERATDWRGNNNIADSIFRQMTHEPHPVPDYIVMSAGTGGTSATIGRYLRFQGHDTKLVVVDPQNSVFLDYWQHRDCSLKSEVGSKIEGIGRPRCEPSFIPDVIDEMMRVPDAASVATMQWLESQLGRKVGASTGTNMWGVLQLAVRMREEGRTGSIVTLLCDSGERYLESYYNPAWVNEHIGDLSPFKAEIARIISIQG; encoded by the coding sequence ATGACCAGCACCTGGGTGACTAACGCTATTAGTGAGATCAACGCCGACTATCAACGCTCTGCGGATACGCATCTTATTCGCCTGGCGTTACCGGGTTTTCCGGGTATTCAGCTGTATCTGAAGGACGAAAGCACGCACCCAACCGGCAGCCTGAAGCACCGCCTGGCGCGCTCGCTGTTTCTCTACGGGCTGTGTAACGGCTGGATAAAAGAAGGCACCACGATTATCGAAGCCTCTTCTGGCTCGACGGCGGTATCTGAAGCCTATTTTGCTCGCCTGCTGGGCCTGCCGTTTATCGCGGTGATGCCCGCCAGCACTGCAAAACGCAAAATTGAACAAATTGAATTCTACGGCGGCCGCTGCCATTTTGTAGACAGCGCCTGCGAAATCTACGCCGCTTCGGAAATGCTTGCCCGCGAGCTGAACGGCCATTATATGGATCAGTTCACCTATGCCGAACGCGCTACAGACTGGCGCGGTAACAACAACATCGCCGACAGTATTTTCCGCCAGATGACCCATGAGCCGCACCCTGTCCCGGATTATATTGTGATGAGCGCCGGCACCGGCGGCACTTCAGCGACTATTGGCCGCTACCTTCGCTTCCAGGGCCATGACACTAAGCTGGTGGTCGTTGACCCACAGAACTCGGTTTTTCTCGATTACTGGCAGCACCGCGACTGCAGCCTGAAAAGCGAAGTCGGCAGCAAAATCGAAGGCATTGGCCGCCCGCGCTGTGAACCTTCGTTTATTCCTGATGTGATTGACGAAATGATGCGCGTCCCGGACGCAGCGAGCGTCGCGACCATGCAATGGCTGGAATCTCAGCTTGGCCGTAAGGTGGGCGCCTCAACCGGCACCAATATGTGGGGCGTACTGCAGCTGGCGGTCAGAATGCGCGAGGAAGGCCGCACCGGCTCTATCGTGACGCTGCTTTGTGACAGCGGCGAGCGCTATCTTGAGTCCTACTATAATCCGGCCTGGGTCAACGAGCATATTGGGGATCTCTCACCGTTTAAGGCTGAGATTGCCCGAATCATATCCATACAAGGATAA
- the cof gene encoding HMP-PP phosphatase, which produces MARLAAFDMDGTLLLPDHHLGDATLNTLKRLREERQITLAFATGRHELEMRHILGKLDLEAFLITGNGTRIHSTDGELMHRNDLSPWAVETVLHGHWDTEASMHAFNDTGWLTSHEIPDMLHAHVYSGFRPHIVDLRTLPAHEVTKICFCGDHDDLCRLRIQLNEALGDRAFICFSAMDCLEVLPIGSNKGAALGVLSEHLGFTLQDCMAFGDAMNDREMLSAVGHGLIMGNAMPQLKADLPHLPVIGHCRNQAVSHYLTHWLDTPHLTYSPEY; this is translated from the coding sequence ATGGCTCGTCTGGCTGCATTTGATATGGACGGCACGCTGCTGCTGCCCGACCATCACCTTGGGGACGCAACCCTGAACACGCTGAAGCGCCTGCGTGAAGAGCGCCAGATAACCCTGGCTTTTGCGACCGGTCGTCACGAGCTGGAGATGCGCCATATTCTGGGCAAGCTCGATCTTGAAGCCTTCCTGATCACCGGCAACGGCACCCGAATCCACAGCACGGACGGCGAGCTAATGCACCGTAACGATCTCTCGCCGTGGGCGGTAGAGACGGTATTGCACGGCCATTGGGACACGGAAGCCAGCATGCATGCCTTTAACGATACAGGTTGGCTCACCAGCCATGAAATCCCGGACATGCTTCACGCCCATGTGTACAGCGGCTTCCGGCCTCATATCGTCGATCTCCGTACGTTACCGGCTCATGAAGTGACGAAGATCTGTTTTTGCGGCGATCATGACGATCTGTGCCGCCTGCGCATTCAGCTTAATGAAGCGCTGGGCGATCGGGCATTTATTTGCTTCTCGGCAATGGACTGTCTGGAAGTGCTGCCGATTGGCAGCAACAAGGGCGCGGCGCTCGGCGTTCTGAGCGAACACTTAGGTTTCACCCTGCAGGATTGCATGGCATTTGGCGACGCGATGAACGACCGCGAAATGCTCTCGGCGGTAGGGCACGGCCTGATCATGGGCAACGCTATGCCGCAGCTTAAAGCGGATTTACCTCATCTGCCGGTTATCGGCCACTGCCGTAACCAGGCGGTCTCGCACTATTTGACGCACTGGCTGGACACTCCACATCTCACCTATTCCCCCGAATATTGA
- a CDS encoding SgrR family transcriptional regulator: MRLLNRLNQFQRLWQPSGGEPQQVTVAELAERCFCSDRHVRTLLNQLEDAGWLRWRAQSGRGKRGDLTFLVSPESVRSGMMEQVLGKGQHQNALELAQLAPEQLRQLLQPFLGGQWQNDVPTLRIPYYRPLDPVGPGFLPGRAEQHLAGQIFSGLTRFSRESPQPQPDLAHHWQISNKGLCWDFFIRSTLHWHNGEPVETHQLQQRLMMLLELPALRRLFISVKRIEIPHAQCLRFILHRPDYWLAHRLASYCSRLAHPMDTQSGCGPFRIASFKPNLVRLESFESYHLKHPLLKAVEYWITPQLFETTLGTSCLHPVQIAIGQQDELENLRPVSSSISLGFCYLGIRPQGRLSPEQARTIMQIVREPEMIGSLPLKSELITPNTEMIPGWQIPGWDRHQAVRLPKKLTLVYHLPVELHAMALQLKHYLAERGCELTVIFHDAKTWAGCQHLAEADIVMGDRLIGEAPEYTLEQWLRSDVLWPNLLSAGQYAHLQATLDAVQAYVSPDERHEGLKEVFHGLMRDAVVTPLFNYRYQISAPPGVNGIELNAWGWFDFCEAWLPPPGMA, translated from the coding sequence ATGCGACTTCTGAATCGACTCAATCAATTTCAGCGTTTATGGCAGCCTTCCGGCGGGGAACCGCAGCAGGTGACCGTCGCCGAGCTGGCAGAGCGCTGCTTTTGTAGCGATCGCCACGTCAGAACGCTGCTTAATCAGCTGGAAGACGCGGGCTGGCTTCGCTGGCGGGCGCAGTCCGGACGCGGCAAACGCGGTGACCTGACGTTTCTGGTTTCGCCGGAAAGCGTCCGTTCCGGCATGATGGAGCAGGTTTTGGGTAAGGGCCAGCATCAAAACGCGCTGGAACTGGCTCAGCTTGCGCCGGAACAGCTGCGCCAGCTCCTGCAGCCGTTTCTTGGCGGCCAGTGGCAAAATGATGTACCTACGCTACGCATACCTTACTACCGCCCTCTGGATCCCGTTGGCCCTGGCTTTTTACCGGGGCGCGCCGAGCAGCATCTGGCCGGGCAGATCTTTTCAGGCCTGACCCGCTTTAGCCGGGAAAGCCCGCAGCCGCAGCCCGATCTCGCTCACCACTGGCAAATCTCAAACAAGGGCCTGTGCTGGGACTTTTTTATTCGCTCAACGCTTCACTGGCACAACGGCGAACCCGTCGAAACTCACCAGCTCCAGCAGCGCCTGATGATGTTGCTGGAGCTGCCCGCTCTGCGGCGGCTGTTTATCAGCGTCAAACGCATCGAGATCCCGCACGCACAGTGCCTGCGCTTTATTTTGCATCGGCCTGACTATTGGCTTGCACACCGCCTGGCGAGCTACTGTAGCCGCCTGGCCCATCCAATGGATACACAGTCAGGCTGCGGCCCGTTCCGCATCGCCAGCTTTAAGCCAAATCTGGTGCGGCTGGAAAGTTTTGAAAGCTATCACCTGAAACACCCGCTGTTGAAAGCCGTTGAATACTGGATAACGCCGCAGCTTTTCGAAACCACGCTAGGCACCAGCTGCCTGCATCCGGTGCAAATCGCCATCGGCCAGCAGGATGAGCTGGAGAACCTGCGCCCGGTAAGCAGCAGCATCAGCCTGGGGTTTTGCTACCTCGGGATCAGGCCTCAGGGTCGGCTCAGCCCGGAGCAGGCAAGAACAATTATGCAGATTGTCCGGGAGCCTGAGATGATCGGCTCGCTGCCGCTCAAAAGCGAGCTTATTACCCCGAACACCGAGATGATCCCCGGCTGGCAGATCCCCGGCTGGGATCGGCATCAGGCCGTCAGATTGCCGAAAAAGCTCACGCTGGTTTACCATTTACCGGTTGAGCTTCACGCCATGGCGCTTCAGCTTAAGCACTACCTGGCAGAGCGTGGCTGCGAACTGACGGTTATTTTCCACGACGCCAAAACCTGGGCCGGCTGCCAGCATCTTGCCGAAGCGGATATCGTGATGGGGGATCGGCTTATCGGTGAAGCGCCGGAATACACGCTTGAGCAATGGCTGCGCAGCGATGTGTTATGGCCTAATTTGTTAAGCGCGGGGCAATATGCGCACCTGCAGGCCACGCTGGATGCGGTGCAGGCTTATGTCTCGCCCGATGAACGCCACGAAGGCCTGAAAGAGGTATTTCACGGCCTGATGCGGGATGCGGTGGTCACGCCGCTGTTTAATTATCGCTACCAGATAAGCGCCCCACCCGGCGTCAACGGCATTGAGCTGAACGCCTGGGGCTGGTTTGATTTTTGCGAGGCCTGGCTCCCGCCGCCGGGTATGGCGTGA
- the queC gene encoding 7-cyano-7-deazaguanine synthase QueC, translated as MKRTVVVFSGGQDSTTCLIQALQQYDEVHCVTFDYGQRHRAEIDVAQKLSLKLGARAHKVLDVTLLNELAVSSLTRDSIPVPGYNPEDSGLPSTFVPGRNILFLTLAAIYAYQVEAESVITGVCETDFSGYPDCRDEFVKALNHAVSLGMARDIRFETPLMWLDKAETWALADYWQHLETIRHETLTCYNGIQGDGCGECAACNLRANGLNHYLANKSAVMATMQQKTGLK; from the coding sequence ATGAAACGTACAGTCGTGGTTTTCAGCGGCGGGCAGGACTCCACCACCTGCCTGATTCAGGCCTTACAGCAATATGATGAAGTGCACTGCGTGACGTTTGATTATGGTCAGCGCCACCGCGCAGAGATTGACGTAGCCCAAAAGCTGTCGCTGAAGCTTGGTGCCCGCGCGCATAAAGTCCTGGACGTTACCCTGCTGAACGAACTGGCGGTCAGCAGCCTGACGCGGGACAGCATTCCGGTGCCGGGTTACAACCCTGAAGATAGCGGTCTCCCAAGCACTTTTGTACCGGGGCGCAATATTTTGTTCCTGACGCTGGCGGCGATCTACGCCTACCAGGTTGAAGCTGAATCCGTGATAACCGGCGTTTGCGAAACAGATTTCTCCGGCTACCCGGACTGCCGCGATGAGTTTGTCAAAGCGCTGAACCACGCGGTGAGCCTCGGAATGGCAAGAGATATTCGTTTTGAAACGCCTTTGATGTGGCTGGATAAAGCAGAAACCTGGGCGCTGGCCGATTACTGGCAGCACCTGGAAACTATCCGCCACGAGACGCTCACCTGCTACAACGGCATTCAGGGTGATGGCTGCGGGGAATGTGCCGCCTGCAACCTGCGGGCTAACGGCCTGAACCACTATCTGGCCAACAAATCCGCAGTGATGGCTACCATGCAGCAAAAAACTGGCCTGAAATAA
- a CDS encoding YbgC/FadM family acyl-CoA thioesterase has product MQTHIKVRGYHMDVYQHVNNARYLEFLEEARWEGLEKTTGFQWMTEHNIAFIVVNINISYRRPAVLGDLLRIDSKLQQINGKSGVLSQVMTLEPEGETVADALLTFVCIDLKTQKAVPLEGELREKLEQMMNA; this is encoded by the coding sequence ATGCAAACACATATCAAAGTTCGTGGATACCACATGGACGTCTACCAACATGTTAACAATGCCCGTTATCTCGAGTTTCTCGAGGAGGCCCGCTGGGAAGGGCTGGAAAAGACGACGGGCTTCCAGTGGATGACGGAACACAACATCGCTTTCATCGTGGTGAACATTAATATCAGCTATCGCCGCCCGGCGGTGCTTGGCGACCTGCTGCGTATTGACAGCAAACTTCAGCAGATTAACGGCAAAAGCGGCGTGCTTAGCCAGGTTATGACGCTGGAGCCAGAAGGGGAAACCGTGGCCGATGCGCTGTTGACCTTCGTCTGCATTGATTTAAAAACGCAAAAGGCCGTTCCGCTGGAAGGTGAATTGCGCGAGAAGCTGGAACAGATGATGAACGCTTGA
- a CDS encoding helix-hairpin-helix domain-containing protein, which produces MTSGIKAFSLSLVLAGLLGCAPAHATAEKTAPASAKTTVSSSQPKAVTAKGGEQGEALVSINNAPAEELAQKMNGVGLKKAQAIVSYRDEFGPFKTLDQLQEVPGIGASLVERNLARIKL; this is translated from the coding sequence ATGACATCAGGCATCAAAGCGTTTTCACTTTCCCTCGTACTGGCCGGTTTACTCGGTTGCGCACCGGCGCATGCCACGGCAGAAAAAACGGCTCCGGCCTCGGCTAAAACTACTGTTTCTTCGTCGCAGCCTAAGGCAGTAACTGCAAAAGGGGGTGAGCAAGGGGAGGCGCTGGTCAGCATTAACAATGCCCCGGCAGAGGAACTTGCCCAGAAGATGAACGGCGTAGGGCTGAAAAAGGCGCAGGCCATCGTGAGCTATCGCGATGAGTTTGGTCCTTTTAAAACGCTCGACCAGCTGCAGGAGGTGCCGGGAATCGGCGCATCGCTGGTAGAACGTAACCTGGCTCGCATAAAACTTTGA
- the ppiD gene encoding peptidylprolyl isomerase, with translation MMDNLRAAANHVVLKIILGLIILSFVLTGVGSYLTGGNNNYAAKVNGQEIARGQFENAVANERNRQQQQLGDQFSVLAGNEGYMKQMRQQVLNQLIDEALLDQYAKHLGLGISDEQIKMAIFSQPAFQTNGKFDNARYNAIIGNMGLTADQYAQALRNQLTTDQLIKAVVGTDFMLTGETDELAALVSQQRVVREATINVKALAAKQEASEQEINANYEQNKNRYITPEQFKVSYIKLDAASMQEEASDADVQAYYDQHKDEFTQPQRNRYSVIQTKTEAEAKAILDELNKGGDFAALAKAKSADIISARNGGDMGWLEASTTPDELKNAGLKEKGQLSGVVKSSVGFLIVRLDDIQPAVEKPLAEVRDGIVAKVKQEKAVDAYYALQQKVSDAASNDNESLASAEKVAGVKAVQTGWFGHDSLPEELNFKPVADAIFSGGLVGENGSPGSNSDIITVDGDRAFVLRVSEHKAEAVKPLAEVRDQVIAAVKQQKAEQQARQDADKLLNALKLGKGADEMKAAGLSFGEAKTLSRTGQDPISQAAFGLPLPAKDKPSFGVANDMQGNVVLLSLDEVKAGSMPDEQKKAMVQGITQNNAQIAFEALMSNLRKEAKIKLGDIIDQQQ, from the coding sequence ATGATGGACAATTTACGAGCGGCGGCTAACCACGTCGTGCTCAAGATCATTCTGGGTTTGATTATCTTGTCATTCGTTCTGACTGGCGTAGGTAGCTACCTGACTGGCGGTAACAATAATTATGCCGCAAAAGTAAATGGCCAGGAGATTGCGCGTGGCCAGTTTGAGAACGCGGTTGCTAACGAACGTAATCGCCAGCAGCAACAGCTGGGCGATCAGTTCTCCGTTCTCGCGGGTAACGAAGGCTACATGAAGCAGATGCGTCAGCAGGTGCTCAACCAGCTGATTGATGAGGCGCTGCTCGATCAGTACGCCAAACATCTCGGCCTCGGCATCAGCGACGAACAGATAAAAATGGCTATCTTCAGCCAGCCTGCCTTCCAGACTAACGGCAAATTTGATAACGCTCGCTACAACGCGATTATCGGCAATATGGGGCTGACGGCTGACCAGTATGCTCAGGCTCTGCGCAACCAGCTCACTACCGACCAGCTGATTAAGGCCGTTGTCGGCACCGACTTTATGCTCACCGGCGAAACCGACGAGCTGGCGGCGCTGGTTTCCCAGCAGCGCGTTGTGCGTGAAGCGACGATTAACGTGAAAGCGCTGGCCGCGAAGCAGGAAGCGTCCGAGCAGGAAATCAACGCCAACTACGAGCAGAACAAAAACCGCTACATCACGCCTGAGCAGTTTAAAGTCAGCTACATCAAGCTGGACGCGGCTTCCATGCAGGAAGAGGCAAGCGATGCTGACGTTCAAGCTTACTACGATCAGCACAAAGACGAGTTCACCCAGCCGCAGCGCAACCGCTACAGCGTGATTCAGACCAAAACCGAAGCTGAAGCAAAAGCGATTCTTGACGAGCTGAACAAAGGCGGTGATTTTGCCGCGCTGGCTAAGGCGAAGTCTGCTGATATCATCTCTGCCCGTAACGGCGGCGACATGGGCTGGCTGGAAGCCTCCACCACGCCTGATGAGCTGAAAAATGCCGGCCTGAAAGAAAAAGGCCAGCTGTCCGGCGTCGTTAAATCCTCCGTTGGCTTCCTGATCGTTCGCCTGGACGATATCCAGCCTGCCGTTGAAAAACCGCTGGCGGAAGTCCGCGACGGCATCGTGGCTAAAGTGAAGCAGGAAAAAGCCGTTGACGCTTACTATGCTCTGCAGCAGAAAGTCAGCGATGCCGCGAGCAACGACAACGAATCTCTGGCAAGCGCCGAGAAAGTTGCCGGCGTTAAAGCGGTGCAAACCGGCTGGTTCGGCCACGACAGCCTGCCTGAAGAACTGAACTTCAAACCGGTTGCCGACGCTATCTTCAGCGGCGGTCTGGTTGGTGAAAATGGTTCCCCTGGCAGCAACTCCGACATCATTACCGTCGATGGCGACCGTGCTTTCGTGCTGCGTGTCTCCGAGCATAAAGCCGAAGCGGTTAAACCGCTGGCAGAAGTCCGTGACCAGGTTATCGCCGCCGTGAAGCAACAGAAAGCGGAGCAGCAGGCGAGGCAGGATGCCGACAAGCTGCTGAACGCGTTGAAACTGGGCAAAGGCGCTGACGAAATGAAAGCGGCGGGCCTGAGCTTTGGTGAAGCGAAAACTCTGAGCCGCACCGGGCAGGATCCTATCAGCCAGGCTGCATTTGGGCTGCCTCTGCCGGCAAAAGACAAGCCGAGCTTTGGCGTTGCCAATGACATGCAGGGCAACGTAGTGCTGCTGTCGCTGGATGAAGTGAAAGCGGGCTCAATGCCGGACGAGCAGAAAAAAGCGATGGTGCAGGGGATTACCCAGAACAATGCCCAGATTGCTTTCGAAGCGCTGATGTCCAACCTGCGTAAAGAAGCGAAGATCAAACTGGGCGATATCATCGACCAGCAGCAGTAA
- the hupB gene encoding nucleoid-associated protein HU-beta — MNKSQLIDKIAAGADISKAAAGRALDAVIASVTESLQSGEDVALVGFGTFAVKERAARTGRNPQTGKEITIAAAKVPGFRAGKALKDAVN, encoded by the coding sequence GTGAATAAATCTCAACTGATAGACAAAATTGCCGCAGGTGCTGATATTTCTAAAGCCGCGGCTGGACGTGCGTTAGATGCTGTTATTGCTTCTGTTACTGAATCTCTGCAGTCCGGGGAAGACGTAGCACTGGTAGGTTTTGGTACCTTTGCTGTTAAAGAGCGTGCTGCCCGTACTGGCCGTAACCCTCAAACCGGTAAAGAAATCACCATCGCCGCAGCAAAAGTACCAGGCTTCCGTGCTGGTAAAGCGCTGAAAGACGCTGTTAACTGA